A genomic segment from Streptomyces sp. NBC_01233 encodes:
- a CDS encoding helix-turn-helix domain-containing protein, with the protein MGITVNPTVSRRRLGSELRRLREISGVTTQQVASRLLISQPKISLLENGRRLIKPRDVRDLCGLYGVRDQRRVGHLMQMARESGQQGWWDAYDDIPYGAYIGLEAEAAALRIYEPLVIPGLLQTSAYARAVIAGTIPHATAEQAATRLEVRMRRQDRLRAPGDLLRLWVVLDASALWRVVGSREVMREQLEHLTHLSAQPHITVQVLPHDVGAHPGVSGQFTLLEFAEATDVNVVYLERFTSDLYLEKRSDVRRYSDMYAHLQAQALSPDATRSFVEEVIKAYPGPEPWPDARALSLPSP; encoded by the coding sequence GTGGGTATCACTGTCAATCCCACCGTCAGCAGGCGCCGACTGGGGTCGGAGCTACGTCGGCTCCGGGAGATCAGCGGTGTGACGACGCAGCAGGTGGCGTCACGCCTGCTGATTTCCCAGCCCAAGATCAGTCTGCTGGAGAACGGCCGCCGGCTCATCAAGCCACGCGATGTGCGAGATCTCTGCGGGCTGTACGGAGTCCGGGATCAGCGGCGTGTTGGCCATCTGATGCAGATGGCCAGGGAATCGGGTCAGCAGGGCTGGTGGGACGCCTACGACGACATCCCGTACGGCGCCTACATCGGCCTGGAAGCCGAGGCCGCCGCACTCCGCATCTATGAGCCCCTGGTGATCCCCGGCCTGCTGCAGACCTCCGCCTACGCCCGGGCGGTCATCGCAGGAACGATCCCTCACGCCACTGCCGAACAGGCCGCCACACGCCTCGAGGTACGGATGCGGCGCCAGGACCGGCTGCGCGCCCCGGGCGACCTGCTGCGCCTATGGGTCGTGCTGGACGCATCGGCGCTGTGGCGCGTCGTGGGCAGCCGCGAGGTCATGCGCGAACAGCTGGAGCATCTGACCCACCTCAGCGCCCAGCCACATATCACCGTGCAGGTTCTCCCTCACGATGTGGGTGCGCACCCGGGTGTCTCGGGACAGTTCACGCTGCTCGAGTTCGCCGAGGCCACCGATGTGAACGTGGTGTATCTGGAGAGGTTCACCAGCGACCTCTATCTGGAGAAACGATCCGACGTGCGACGCTACAGCGACATGTACGCGCATTTGCAGGCCCAGGCTCTGAGCCCGGACGCTACCCGGAGTTTCGTCGAGGAAGTCATCAAGGCGTACCCCGGCCCAGAACCGTGGCCAGATGCCCGCGCGCTGTCCCTGCCGAGCCCGTGA